In Arthrobacter ramosus, one DNA window encodes the following:
- a CDS encoding tyrosine-type recombinase/integrase, whose product MEPGDGQWRLAGAGADRFGPVNEYLGYLTDRNYSPRTVRTYGYDLLAFCRWLREQDMELPSVGTDELLHYLSACRQAHVPGRPGPNVVTMQGRRLDRYAPTTINQRLAAISGLYTFLIMRNPELKNPVPRGKEARRPAAGERTGLLAHVAKPKPRSVLRLREPRRLPRALKRSESADLLASLLCWRDRAIAGLMLFCGLRSAEVLALQVGDVDIGARWLLVQGKGAKERRVPLDVDVAGVIQTYLLAERPETTSRYLFIVAKGPTRGQPLTAAGLRTIFRYHREVSGVQAGNPHALRHTFGTALAEAGVDLAVMQALLGHTHVDTTARYIHLAPTHVKAEYDAARARQHQRD is encoded by the coding sequence TTGGAACCCGGCGACGGGCAGTGGCGGCTGGCAGGAGCCGGCGCCGATCGTTTCGGTCCGGTCAACGAGTATCTGGGATATCTGACGGACCGGAACTACTCGCCGCGAACCGTACGGACCTATGGCTATGATCTGCTCGCGTTTTGCCGTTGGCTCAGGGAGCAGGACATGGAGCTCCCATCTGTTGGCACCGATGAACTGCTCCACTATTTATCGGCGTGCCGTCAGGCCCATGTTCCCGGCCGACCCGGCCCTAACGTTGTCACCATGCAGGGCCGGCGCCTGGACAGGTACGCGCCCACAACAATCAACCAACGCCTTGCCGCCATCTCAGGTCTCTACACGTTTCTGATCATGCGCAATCCGGAGCTGAAGAACCCGGTCCCGAGGGGCAAGGAGGCCCGCCGGCCAGCTGCCGGTGAACGCACCGGGTTGCTCGCCCACGTGGCAAAGCCAAAGCCAAGGTCCGTATTGCGGCTCCGCGAACCACGCCGGCTCCCACGGGCCCTGAAGCGCAGCGAATCCGCGGACCTTCTGGCCAGCCTGCTCTGCTGGCGGGACCGGGCCATTGCCGGGCTGATGCTCTTTTGTGGGCTGCGCTCGGCCGAGGTGCTTGCCTTGCAGGTGGGCGATGTTGATATCGGCGCCCGCTGGCTATTGGTCCAGGGCAAGGGCGCCAAGGAGCGTCGGGTTCCCCTCGATGTCGACGTCGCCGGGGTGATCCAGACGTATCTGCTGGCCGAACGGCCCGAAACCACAAGCCGCTACCTGTTCATCGTGGCCAAGGGACCGACCCGCGGCCAGCCACTGACGGCTGCCGGGTTACGGACCATTTTCCGCTACCACCGTGAGGTATCCGGTGTTCAGGCCGGAAATCCACACGCCCTGCGCCATACTTTTGGCACCGCCCTGGCAGAGGCCGGCGTGGATCTTGCCGTGATGCAGGCCCTGCTCGGACACACCCATGTTGATACCACCGCCCGCTATATTCACCTGGCCCCCACCCATGTGAAAGCCGAATATGATGCTGCCCGCGCCCGTCAACACCAACGCGACTGA